A window of Chlorocebus sabaeus isolate Y175 chromosome 14, mChlSab1.0.hap1, whole genome shotgun sequence contains these coding sequences:
- the C14H2orf81 gene encoding uncharacterized protein C2orf81 homolog, translated as MAHEGSRQERQVRDRGVTRSKAEKVRPPTVPVPQVDIVPGRLNEAEWMALTALEEGEDVVGDILADLLARVMDSAFKVYLTQQCIPFTISQAREAMLQITEWRFLARDEGESAVAEDPTWGEDEEPSACTTDSWAQGSVPVLHAPTLEGLENFQGEVHSSGTSPVSFAPTPALPFPTSHCPSAFPQDPGGVDQILLGRSWMGRGSQEQMESWEPSPELKVTSAPPATSELFQEAGPGGPVEEADGQSRGLSSAGSLSASFQLSVEEAPAEDADPSLEPYLVASSQALTERGQPLDFHLSLEDLYCCMPQLDAAGDRLELRSEGVPRIASGVSESCPSVGGATGPSASSQQQPAGSSDVRLSAQHHRMRRKAAVKRLDPARLPCHWVCPVAEVLVPDSQTRPLEAYRGCQRGEKTKARAELQALGPSTRVSPAAFFPLRPGVPFRALDSDPALQFPTLNLGLSSPSFRSKLSLPDSRIRFLTAHPVLPDVARSLSPKLWPSARWPSGWEGEAELLGELWTGRTRVPPQGLELADREGQDPGRWPRTTPPVLEATSQVMWKPLLLPEALKLAPGVSMWNRSTQMFSSGVPEQEDKEGSTFPPVEQHPIQTGAPKPQVTIAQLMKNSTPKVWSHSSKPAASL; from the exons ATGGCGCACGAAGGCTCG aggcaggagaggcaggtcCGAGACCGCGGGGTGACCCGGTCCAAGGCGGAAAAAGTACGGCCGCCCACTGTGCCAGTGCCGCAGGTGGATATTGTGCCTGGGCGGCTCAATGAGGCCGAGTGGATGGCGCTTACCGCCCTCGAGGAGGGCGAGGACGTGGTAGGGGACATCTTGGCCGACTTGCTGGCTCGAGTCATGGACTCTGCTTTCAAAGTCTACCTGACTCAGCAG TGCATTCCATTCACCATCAGCCAGGCCCGAGAGGCCATGCTGCAGATCACGGAGTGGCGCTTCCTGGCCCGAGACGAGGGAGAATCTGCAGTGGCTGAGGACCCCACATGGGGTGAGGACGAGGAACCTTCGGCATGCACgacagactcctgggctcagggttCAGTGCCCGTGCTGCACGCGCCCACCTTGGAGGGCCTGGAGAACTTCCAAGGCGAAGTACACTCCTCAGGAACCTCTCCGGTCTCCTTTGCCCCTACTCCTGCTCTCCCCTTTCCGACATCTCACTGTCCGAGTGCATTTCCCCAGGACCCTGGGGGCGTGGACCAGATCCTTTTAGGAAGGTCGTGGATGGGTCGAGGCTCCCAGGAGCAGATGGAATCTTGGGAGCCTTCTCCAGAGCTGAAAGTCACCTCGGCCCCTCCTGCTACGTCAGAGCTGTTTCAGGAGGCAGGGCCCGGCGGTCCTGTGGAGGAAGCGGACGGCCAGTCTAGAGGCCTCTCCTCGGCCGGGTCCTTGAGCGCGAGCTTCCAACTGTCGGTGGAGGAGGCGCCTGCGGAGGATGCCGACCCTTCTCTGGAGCCGTACCTGGTGGCCAGCTCCCAGGCCTTAACCGAGAGGGGACAGCCGCTGGACTTCCATTTGTCATTGGAGGACCTCTACTGTTGCATGCCCCAACTGGACGCGGCTGGGGATCGGCTGGAACTCAGGTCGGAGGGGGTGCCCCGCATTGCCTCGGGCGTGTCGGAGTCCTGCCCCTCTGTGGGCGGCGCCACCGGCCCCTCGGCGTCCTCCCAGCAGCAGCCGGCCGGATCCTCGGATGTGCGGCTGAGCGCCCAGCACCACAGGATGCGCCGCAAGGCGGCCGTGAAGCGCCTGGACCCTGCGCGGCTCCCGTGCCACTGGGTGTGCCCTGTGGCTGAGGTCCTGGTCCCAGACTCTCAAACACGCCCCTTGGAAGCCTACCGCGGATGCCAGCGGGGCGAGAAGACCAAGGCCCGGGCCGAACTCCAAGCCCTCGGCCCCAGCACCCGTGTCTCCCCGGCAGCGTTCTTCCCTCTCCGGCCAGGCGTTCCTTTCCGTGCCTTGGACTCGGACCCCGCACTCCAGTTCCCCACTTTAAATTTAGGCCTATCGTCGCCATCCTTCAGGTCAAAGCTGTCACTCCCCGACTCCAGGATCCGCTTCCTCACCGCACACCCGGTGCTCCCTGATGTGGCCCGCAGCCTTAGCCCCAAGCTGTGGCCCAGTGCCAGGTGGCCCAGCGGTTGGGAGGGGGAGGCCGAGCTGCTGGGCGAGCTGTGGACTGGCCGGACCCGTGTGCCTCCACAGGGTCTGGAGCTGGCAGACAGGGAGGGCCAGGATCCTGGCAGATGGCCTCGAACCACACCCCCGGTCCTTGAAGCCACTTCCCAGGTGATGTGGAAGCCGCTGTTGCTGCCAGAAGCCCTGAAGCTGGCCCCTGGTGTGAGCATGTGGAACCGGAGCACCCAGATGTTCAGCTCTGGTGTGCCTGAACAAGAGGACAAAGAAGGTAGCACCTTTCCTCCCGTTGAGCAACACCCCATCCAGACAGGTGCCCCAAAGCCCCAGGTGACCATAGCACAGCTAATGAAGAACTCAACCCCCAAAGTGTGGTCACACTCCTCTAAGCCCGCTGCCTCACTCTGA
- the WDR54 gene encoding WD repeat-containing protein 54 isoform X4, translating to MVAVDLEGPYEPRVRRADLGATGVTSDLGRGLQGSEPRMFRWERSIPLRGSAAALCNNLSVLQLPARNLTYFGVVHGPSAQLLSAAPEGVPLAQRQLHAKEGAGVSPPLITQVHWCVLPFRVLLVLTSHRGIQMYESNGYTMVYWHALDSGDASPVQAVFARGIAASGHFICVGEGAKGTWSGRVLVFDIPAKGPNIVLSEELAGHQTPITDIATEPAQGQDCVADMVTADDSGLLCVWRSGPEFTLLTRIPGFGVPCPSVQLWQGIIAAGYGNGQVHLYEAATGNLHVQINAHARAICALDLAPEVGKLLSAGEDTFVHIWKLSRSPESGYIEVEHCHGECVSDTQLCGARFCDSSGSSFAVTGYDLAEIRRFSSV from the exons ATGGTGGCGGTGGATTTGGAGGGACCCTACGAACCAAGAGTCAGGCGAGCCGATCTGGGGGCTACGGGTGTTACTTCTGACCTAGGCCGGGGGCTTCAGGGATCCGAGCCGAG GATGTTCCGCTGGGAGCGCTCCATTCCCCTTCGAGGCTCGGCCGCCGCCCTGTGCAACAACCTCAGTGTGCTGCAGCTGCCGGCTCGCAACCTCACGTATTTTGGTGTGGTTCATGGACCAAGCGCCCAGCTTCTCAGCGCTGCTCCTGAGGGTGTGCCCTTGGCCCAGCGCCAGCTCCACGCTAAGGAGGGTGCTGGAGTGAGCCCACCACTTATCACTCAG GTCCACTGGTGTGTCCTCCCCTTCCGAGTGCTGCTGGTACTCACCTCACATCGAGGAATACAG ATGTACGAGTCCAATGGCTACACCATGGTCTACTGGCATGCACTGGACTCTGGAGATGCCTCCCCAG TACAGGCTGTGTTTGCCCGGGGAATTGCTGCCAGTGGCCACTTCATCTGTGTGGGTGAGGGAGCCAAGG GAACATGGTCAGGCCGGGTGCTGGTGTTTGACATCCCAGCCAAGGGTCCCAACATTGTACTGAGCGAGGAGCTGGCTGGGCACCAGACACCAATCACAGACATTGCCACTGAGCCTGCCCAGGGACAG GATTGTGTGGCTGACATGGTGACGGCAGATGACTCAGGCTTGCTGTGTGTCTGGCGGTCAGGGCCAGAATTCACATTATTGACCCGCATTCCAGGATTTGG AGTGCCGTGCCCCTCTGTGCAGTTGTGGCAGGGGATCATAGCAGCAGGCTATGGGAACGGACAAGTGCATCTGTATGAGGCCGCCACAGGAAATCTACATGTCCAGATCAATGCCCATGCCCGGGCCATCTGCGCCCTGGACCTGGCTCCTGAGGTGGGCAAG CTACTCTCTGCAGGTGAGGACACCTTTGTGCATATCTGGAAGCTGAGCAGAAGCCCAGAGAGTGGCTACATTGAG GTGGAACACTGTCATGGTGAGTGTGTCTCTGACACCCAGCTGTGTGGTGCTCGATTTTGTGATTCCTCGGGCAGCTCCTTTGCCGTGACTGGCTATGACCTTGCGGAGATCCGGAGATTCAGCAGTGTGTGA
- the WDR54 gene encoding WD repeat-containing protein 54 isoform X1 — protein MVAVDLEGPYEPRVRRADLGATGVTSDLGRGLQGSEPSAPGDSEAPPYRMFRWERSIPLRGSAAALCNNLSVLQLPARNLTYFGVVHGPSAQLLSAAPEGVPLAQRQLHAKEGAGVSPPLITQVHWCVLPFRVLLVLTSHRGIQMYESNGYTMVYWHALDSGDASPVQAVFARGIAASGHFICVGEGAKGTWSGRVLVFDIPAKGPNIVLSEELAGHQTPITDIATEPAQGQDCVADMVTADDSGLLCVWRSGPEFTLLTRIPGFGVPCPSVQLWQGIIAAGYGNGQVHLYEAATGNLHVQINAHARAICALDLAPELLSAGEDTFVHIWKLSRSPESGYIEVEHCHGECVSDTQLCGARFCDSSGSSFAVTGYDLAEIRRFSSV, from the exons ATGGTGGCGGTGGATTTGGAGGGACCCTACGAACCAAGAGTCAGGCGAGCCGATCTGGGGGCTACGGGTGTTACTTCTGACCTAGGCCGGGGGCTTCAGGGATCCGAGCCGAG CGCGCCTGGTGATTCGGAGGCACCTCCCTACAGGATGTTCCGCTGGGAGCGCTCCATTCCCCTTCGAGGCTCGGCCGCCGCCCTGTGCAACAACCTCAGTGTGCTGCAGCTGCCGGCTCGCAACCTCACGTATTTTGGTGTGGTTCATGGACCAAGCGCCCAGCTTCTCAGCGCTGCTCCTGAGGGTGTGCCCTTGGCCCAGCGCCAGCTCCACGCTAAGGAGGGTGCTGGAGTGAGCCCACCACTTATCACTCAG GTCCACTGGTGTGTCCTCCCCTTCCGAGTGCTGCTGGTACTCACCTCACATCGAGGAATACAG ATGTACGAGTCCAATGGCTACACCATGGTCTACTGGCATGCACTGGACTCTGGAGATGCCTCCCCAG TACAGGCTGTGTTTGCCCGGGGAATTGCTGCCAGTGGCCACTTCATCTGTGTGGGTGAGGGAGCCAAGG GAACATGGTCAGGCCGGGTGCTGGTGTTTGACATCCCAGCCAAGGGTCCCAACATTGTACTGAGCGAGGAGCTGGCTGGGCACCAGACACCAATCACAGACATTGCCACTGAGCCTGCCCAGGGACAG GATTGTGTGGCTGACATGGTGACGGCAGATGACTCAGGCTTGCTGTGTGTCTGGCGGTCAGGGCCAGAATTCACATTATTGACCCGCATTCCAGGATTTGG AGTGCCGTGCCCCTCTGTGCAGTTGTGGCAGGGGATCATAGCAGCAGGCTATGGGAACGGACAAGTGCATCTGTATGAGGCCGCCACAGGAAATCTACATGTCCAGATCAATGCCCATGCCCGGGCCATCTGCGCCCTGGACCTGGCTCCTGAG CTACTCTCTGCAGGTGAGGACACCTTTGTGCATATCTGGAAGCTGAGCAGAAGCCCAGAGAGTGGCTACATTGAG GTGGAACACTGTCATGGTGAGTGTGTCTCTGACACCCAGCTGTGTGGTGCTCGATTTTGTGATTCCTCGGGCAGCTCCTTTGCCGTGACTGGCTATGACCTTGCGGAGATCCGGAGATTCAGCAGTGTGTGA
- the WDR54 gene encoding WD repeat-containing protein 54 isoform X3: MVAVDLEGPYEPRVRRADLGATGVTSDLGRGLQGSEPSAPGDSEAPPYRMFRWERSIPLRGSAAALCNNLSVLQLPARNLTYFGVVHGPSAQLLSAAPEGVPLAQRQLHAKEGAGVSPPLITQVHWCVLPFRVLLVLTSHRGIQMYESNGYTMVYWHALDSGDASPVQAVFARGIAASGHFICVGTWSGRVLVFDIPAKGPNIVLSEELAGHQTPITDIATEPAQGQDCVADMVTADDSGLLCVWRSGPEFTLLTRIPGFGVPCPSVQLWQGIIAAGYGNGQVHLYEAATGNLHVQINAHARAICALDLAPELLSAGEDTFVHIWKLSRSPESGYIEVEHCHGECVSDTQLCGARFCDSSGSSFAVTGYDLAEIRRFSSV; this comes from the exons ATGGTGGCGGTGGATTTGGAGGGACCCTACGAACCAAGAGTCAGGCGAGCCGATCTGGGGGCTACGGGTGTTACTTCTGACCTAGGCCGGGGGCTTCAGGGATCCGAGCCGAG CGCGCCTGGTGATTCGGAGGCACCTCCCTACAGGATGTTCCGCTGGGAGCGCTCCATTCCCCTTCGAGGCTCGGCCGCCGCCCTGTGCAACAACCTCAGTGTGCTGCAGCTGCCGGCTCGCAACCTCACGTATTTTGGTGTGGTTCATGGACCAAGCGCCCAGCTTCTCAGCGCTGCTCCTGAGGGTGTGCCCTTGGCCCAGCGCCAGCTCCACGCTAAGGAGGGTGCTGGAGTGAGCCCACCACTTATCACTCAG GTCCACTGGTGTGTCCTCCCCTTCCGAGTGCTGCTGGTACTCACCTCACATCGAGGAATACAG ATGTACGAGTCCAATGGCTACACCATGGTCTACTGGCATGCACTGGACTCTGGAGATGCCTCCCCAG TACAGGCTGTGTTTGCCCGGGGAATTGCTGCCAGTGGCCACTTCATCTGTGTGG GAACATGGTCAGGCCGGGTGCTGGTGTTTGACATCCCAGCCAAGGGTCCCAACATTGTACTGAGCGAGGAGCTGGCTGGGCACCAGACACCAATCACAGACATTGCCACTGAGCCTGCCCAGGGACAG GATTGTGTGGCTGACATGGTGACGGCAGATGACTCAGGCTTGCTGTGTGTCTGGCGGTCAGGGCCAGAATTCACATTATTGACCCGCATTCCAGGATTTGG AGTGCCGTGCCCCTCTGTGCAGTTGTGGCAGGGGATCATAGCAGCAGGCTATGGGAACGGACAAGTGCATCTGTATGAGGCCGCCACAGGAAATCTACATGTCCAGATCAATGCCCATGCCCGGGCCATCTGCGCCCTGGACCTGGCTCCTGAG CTACTCTCTGCAGGTGAGGACACCTTTGTGCATATCTGGAAGCTGAGCAGAAGCCCAGAGAGTGGCTACATTGAG GTGGAACACTGTCATGGTGAGTGTGTCTCTGACACCCAGCTGTGTGGTGCTCGATTTTGTGATTCCTCGGGCAGCTCCTTTGCCGTGACTGGCTATGACCTTGCGGAGATCCGGAGATTCAGCAGTGTGTGA
- the WDR54 gene encoding WD repeat-containing protein 54 isoform X6: protein MVAVDLEGPYEPRVRRADLGATGVTSDLGRGLQGSEPSAPGDSEAPPYRMFRWERSIPLRGSAAALCNNLSVLQLPARNLTYFGVVHGPSAQLLSAAPEGVPLAQRQLHAKEGAGVSPPLITQVHWCVLPFRVLLVLTSHRGIQMYESNGYTMVYWHALDSGDASPVQAVFARGIAASGHFICVGEGAKGTWSGRVLVFDIPAKGPNIVLSEELAGHQTPITDIATEPAQGQDCVADMVTADDSGLLCVWRSGPEFTLLTRIPGFGVPCPSVQLWQGIIAAGYGNGQVHLYEAATGNLHVQINAHARAICALDLAPEVGKLLSAGEDTFVHIWKLSRSPESGYIEVEHCHGECVSDTQLCGARFCDSSGSSFAVTGYDLAEIRRFSSV from the exons ATGGTGGCGGTGGATTTGGAGGGACCCTACGAACCAAGAGTCAGGCGAGCCGATCTGGGGGCTACGGGTGTTACTTCTGACCTAGGCCGGGGGCTTCAGGGATCCGAGCCGAG CGCGCCTGGTGATTCGGAGGCACCTCCCTACAGGATGTTCCGCTGGGAGCGCTCCATTCCCCTTCGAGGCTCGGCCGCCGCCCTGTGCAACAACCTCAGTGTGCTGCAGCTGCCGGCTCGCAACCTCACGTATTTTGGTGTGGTTCATGGACCAAGCGCCCAGCTTCTCAGCGCTGCTCCTGAGGGTGTGCCCTTGGCCCAGCGCCAGCTCCACGCTAAGGAGGGTGCTGGAGTGAGCCCACCACTTATCACTCAG GTCCACTGGTGTGTCCTCCCCTTCCGAGTGCTGCTGGTACTCACCTCACATCGAGGAATACAG ATGTACGAGTCCAATGGCTACACCATGGTCTACTGGCATGCACTGGACTCTGGAGATGCCTCCCCAG TACAGGCTGTGTTTGCCCGGGGAATTGCTGCCAGTGGCCACTTCATCTGTGTGGGTGAGGGAGCCAAGG GAACATGGTCAGGCCGGGTGCTGGTGTTTGACATCCCAGCCAAGGGTCCCAACATTGTACTGAGCGAGGAGCTGGCTGGGCACCAGACACCAATCACAGACATTGCCACTGAGCCTGCCCAGGGACAG GATTGTGTGGCTGACATGGTGACGGCAGATGACTCAGGCTTGCTGTGTGTCTGGCGGTCAGGGCCAGAATTCACATTATTGACCCGCATTCCAGGATTTGG AGTGCCGTGCCCCTCTGTGCAGTTGTGGCAGGGGATCATAGCAGCAGGCTATGGGAACGGACAAGTGCATCTGTATGAGGCCGCCACAGGAAATCTACATGTCCAGATCAATGCCCATGCCCGGGCCATCTGCGCCCTGGACCTGGCTCCTGAGGTGGGCAAG CTACTCTCTGCAGGTGAGGACACCTTTGTGCATATCTGGAAGCTGAGCAGAAGCCCAGAGAGTGGCTACATTGAG GTGGAACACTGTCATGGTGAGTGTGTCTCTGACACCCAGCTGTGTGGTGCTCGATTTTGTGATTCCTCGGGCAGCTCCTTTGCCGTGACTGGCTATGACCTTGCGGAGATCCGGAGATTCAGCAGTGTGTGA
- the WDR54 gene encoding WD repeat-containing protein 54 isoform X2 produces the protein MVAVDLEGPYEPRVRRADLGATGVTSDLGRGLQGSEPSAPGDSEAPPYRMFRWERSIPLRGSAAALCNNLSVLQLPARNLTYFGVVHGPSAQLLSAAPEGVPLAQRQLHAKEGAGVSPPLITQVHWCVLPFRVLLVLTSHRGIQMYESNGYTMVYWHALDSGDASPVQAVFARGIAASGHFICVGTWSGRVLVFDIPAKGPNIVLSEELAGHQTPITDIATEPAQGQDCVADMVTADDSGLLCVWRSGPEFTLLTRIPGFGVPCPSVQLWQGIIAAGYGNGQVHLYEAATGNLHVQINAHARAICALDLAPEVGKLLSAGEDTFVHIWKLSRSPESGYIEVEHCHGECVSDTQLCGARFCDSSGSSFAVTGYDLAEIRRFSSV, from the exons ATGGTGGCGGTGGATTTGGAGGGACCCTACGAACCAAGAGTCAGGCGAGCCGATCTGGGGGCTACGGGTGTTACTTCTGACCTAGGCCGGGGGCTTCAGGGATCCGAGCCGAG CGCGCCTGGTGATTCGGAGGCACCTCCCTACAGGATGTTCCGCTGGGAGCGCTCCATTCCCCTTCGAGGCTCGGCCGCCGCCCTGTGCAACAACCTCAGTGTGCTGCAGCTGCCGGCTCGCAACCTCACGTATTTTGGTGTGGTTCATGGACCAAGCGCCCAGCTTCTCAGCGCTGCTCCTGAGGGTGTGCCCTTGGCCCAGCGCCAGCTCCACGCTAAGGAGGGTGCTGGAGTGAGCCCACCACTTATCACTCAG GTCCACTGGTGTGTCCTCCCCTTCCGAGTGCTGCTGGTACTCACCTCACATCGAGGAATACAG ATGTACGAGTCCAATGGCTACACCATGGTCTACTGGCATGCACTGGACTCTGGAGATGCCTCCCCAG TACAGGCTGTGTTTGCCCGGGGAATTGCTGCCAGTGGCCACTTCATCTGTGTGG GAACATGGTCAGGCCGGGTGCTGGTGTTTGACATCCCAGCCAAGGGTCCCAACATTGTACTGAGCGAGGAGCTGGCTGGGCACCAGACACCAATCACAGACATTGCCACTGAGCCTGCCCAGGGACAG GATTGTGTGGCTGACATGGTGACGGCAGATGACTCAGGCTTGCTGTGTGTCTGGCGGTCAGGGCCAGAATTCACATTATTGACCCGCATTCCAGGATTTGG AGTGCCGTGCCCCTCTGTGCAGTTGTGGCAGGGGATCATAGCAGCAGGCTATGGGAACGGACAAGTGCATCTGTATGAGGCCGCCACAGGAAATCTACATGTCCAGATCAATGCCCATGCCCGGGCCATCTGCGCCCTGGACCTGGCTCCTGAGGTGGGCAAG CTACTCTCTGCAGGTGAGGACACCTTTGTGCATATCTGGAAGCTGAGCAGAAGCCCAGAGAGTGGCTACATTGAG GTGGAACACTGTCATGGTGAGTGTGTCTCTGACACCCAGCTGTGTGGTGCTCGATTTTGTGATTCCTCGGGCAGCTCCTTTGCCGTGACTGGCTATGACCTTGCGGAGATCCGGAGATTCAGCAGTGTGTGA
- the WDR54 gene encoding WD repeat-containing protein 54 isoform X5: MVAVDLEGPYEPRVRRADLGATGVTSDLGRGLQGSEPRMFRWERSIPLRGSAAALCNNLSVLQLPARNLTYFGVVHGPSAQLLSAAPEGVPLAQRQLHAKEGAGVSPPLITQVHWCVLPFRVLLVLTSHRGIQMYESNGYTMVYWHALDSGDASPVQAVFARGIAASGHFICVGTWSGRVLVFDIPAKGPNIVLSEELAGHQTPITDIATEPAQGQDCVADMVTADDSGLLCVWRSGPEFTLLTRIPGFGVPCPSVQLWQGIIAAGYGNGQVHLYEAATGNLHVQINAHARAICALDLAPEVGKLLSAGEDTFVHIWKLSRSPESGYIEVEHCHGECVSDTQLCGARFCDSSGSSFAVTGYDLAEIRRFSSV; encoded by the exons ATGGTGGCGGTGGATTTGGAGGGACCCTACGAACCAAGAGTCAGGCGAGCCGATCTGGGGGCTACGGGTGTTACTTCTGACCTAGGCCGGGGGCTTCAGGGATCCGAGCCGAG GATGTTCCGCTGGGAGCGCTCCATTCCCCTTCGAGGCTCGGCCGCCGCCCTGTGCAACAACCTCAGTGTGCTGCAGCTGCCGGCTCGCAACCTCACGTATTTTGGTGTGGTTCATGGACCAAGCGCCCAGCTTCTCAGCGCTGCTCCTGAGGGTGTGCCCTTGGCCCAGCGCCAGCTCCACGCTAAGGAGGGTGCTGGAGTGAGCCCACCACTTATCACTCAG GTCCACTGGTGTGTCCTCCCCTTCCGAGTGCTGCTGGTACTCACCTCACATCGAGGAATACAG ATGTACGAGTCCAATGGCTACACCATGGTCTACTGGCATGCACTGGACTCTGGAGATGCCTCCCCAG TACAGGCTGTGTTTGCCCGGGGAATTGCTGCCAGTGGCCACTTCATCTGTGTGG GAACATGGTCAGGCCGGGTGCTGGTGTTTGACATCCCAGCCAAGGGTCCCAACATTGTACTGAGCGAGGAGCTGGCTGGGCACCAGACACCAATCACAGACATTGCCACTGAGCCTGCCCAGGGACAG GATTGTGTGGCTGACATGGTGACGGCAGATGACTCAGGCTTGCTGTGTGTCTGGCGGTCAGGGCCAGAATTCACATTATTGACCCGCATTCCAGGATTTGG AGTGCCGTGCCCCTCTGTGCAGTTGTGGCAGGGGATCATAGCAGCAGGCTATGGGAACGGACAAGTGCATCTGTATGAGGCCGCCACAGGAAATCTACATGTCCAGATCAATGCCCATGCCCGGGCCATCTGCGCCCTGGACCTGGCTCCTGAGGTGGGCAAG CTACTCTCTGCAGGTGAGGACACCTTTGTGCATATCTGGAAGCTGAGCAGAAGCCCAGAGAGTGGCTACATTGAG GTGGAACACTGTCATGGTGAGTGTGTCTCTGACACCCAGCTGTGTGGTGCTCGATTTTGTGATTCCTCGGGCAGCTCCTTTGCCGTGACTGGCTATGACCTTGCGGAGATCCGGAGATTCAGCAGTGTGTGA